Proteins found in one Populus alba chromosome 14, ASM523922v2, whole genome shotgun sequence genomic segment:
- the LOC118041035 gene encoding uncharacterized protein produces the protein MYKYALLSKSLSAVRSPLAGLLRFESISTKIKLRNRSFPARTSTQTLCLRTNTQNLSSYHPTQSQQREMKYVLVTGGVVSGLGKGVTASSIGVVLKACGLRVTSIKIDPYLNTDAGTMSPFEHGEVFVLDDGGEVDLDLGNYERFLDVTLTKDNNITTGKIFQSVIEKERRGDYLGKTVQVVPHITDAIKDWIESVSAIPVDGKDGPADVCVIELGGTVGDIESMPFIEALRQLSFSVGQDNFCLVHVSLIPVLGVVGEQKTKPTQHSVRELRALGLTPHLLACRSAQPLLENTKEKLSQFCHVPAANILNIHDVPNIWHVPLLLRNQNAHDAILKQLNLLRIAMPPALQDWTMMAETYDNLTNSVRIAMVGKYVGLTDSYLSVVKALLHACIACSMKPSIDWIAASDLEEDSAKSTPEAHAAAWETLKNASCILIPGGFGDRGVRGMILAAKYARENNIPYLGICLGMQIAVIEFARSVLGLERADSNEFDTNTPDPVVIFMPEGSRTHMGSTMRLGSRRTLFQTPDCITAKLYGNTQYVEERHRHRYEVNPEVIEVLEGKGLKFVGKDETGKRMEILELPTHPFYVGVQFHPEFKSRPRRPSALFLGFILAATGKLEAHLKSHQNGV, from the exons ATGTATAAATACGCATTGCTTAGCAAGTCCCTAAGCGCCGTCCGCTCACCCCTCGCAGGTTTGTTGAGATTCGAAAGCATCTCCACGAAAATCAAGCTACGCAACCGCAGCTTTCCCGCTCGGACATCAACTCAAACACTTTGCCTACGCACAAATACTCAGAATTTATCCAGTTACCACCCAACCCAAAGCCAACAGAGAGAAATGAAGTATGTCCTAGTCACCGGAGGAGTTGTCAGTGGGCTCGGCAAGGGCGTCACCGCTAGCAGCATCGGCGTTGTCCTTAAAGCTTGCGGCCTCCGCGTCACCTCCATCAAAATAG ATCCTTACTTGAATACTGATGCTGGCACCATGTCTCCTTTTGAGCATGGGGAGGTTTTTGTTCTTGACGATGGCGGAGAG GTTGATTTAGACTTGGGTAACTACGAGCGTTTTCTGGACGTGACACTAACCAAAGATAATAACATTACCACTGGGAAGATATTTCAG TCTGTCATCGAGAAGGAAAGGAGAGGCGATTATCTTGGAAAGACTGTTCAG GTCGTTCCACATATCACTGATGCAATTAAGGATTGGATCGAGTCTGTTTCTGCCATTCCTGTGGATGGAAAGGATGGCCCTGCTGATGTGTGTGTTATAGAATTGGGAGGCACAGTGG GTGACATTGAATCTATGCCATTTATTGAGGCTTTGCGACAGTTGTCATTTTCAGTTG GACAAGATAACTTTTGTCTCGTTCATGTGAGCCTGATACCTGTGCTAGGCGTTGTTGGAGAACAA AAAACTAAGCCTACACAACATAGTGTCCGTGAATTGAGAGCATTAGGCTTGACTCCTCATCTGTTGGCATGTCGCTCTGCTCAG CCTTTATTGGAAAATACAAAGGAGAAACTTTCTCAGTTCTGCCATGTTCCG GCTGCTAATATTCTCAATATTCATGATGTTCCTAACATTTGGCACGTCCCTCTGTTACTTAGG AACCAAAATGCTCATGATGCAATTTTAAAACAGCTAAACTTACTCAG AATTGCGATGCCTCCTGCTTTGCAAGATTGGACCATGATGGCTGAGACTTATGATAATCTCACCAATTCT GTGAGGATTGCGATGGTGGGAAAGTATGTTGGCCTAACAGATTCATACCTGTCTGTTGTTAAG GCCCTTCTACATGCTTGCATCGCATGTTCGATGAAGCCATCGATTGATTGGATTGCAGCTTCTGATCTTGAAGAAGACAGTGCAAAATCG ACACCAGAAGCACATGCAGCTGCATGGGAGACTTTAAAG AATGCATCATGCATCTTAATTCCTGGTGGATTTGGAGATCGTGGGGTGAGAGGAATGATATTGGCTGCCAAGTATGCTAGAGAGAACAATATTCCTTATCTTGGGATTTGCTTAGGCATGCAGATTGCTGTTATTGAGTTTGCTAGATCT gttttgggTTTGGAAAGGGCGGATAGCAATGAGTTTGATACAAATACACCTGATCCTGTTGTAATTTTCATGCCTGAG GGTTCAAGGACACATATGGGAAGCACAATGAGACTAGGATCACGAAGGACGCTATTCCAGACCCCTGATTGTATTACTGCAAAACT GTATGGTAATACTCAGTATGTAGAGGAACGACACAGACATAGATATGAG GTAAACCCAGAGGTTATTGAAGTTCTAGAGGGAAAGGGCTTAAAGTTTGTTGGGAAGGATGAAACAGGAAAACGGATGGAG ATTTTAGAGCTTCCAACGCATCCTTTTTATGTAGGTGTGCAATTTCACCCAGAGTTCAAATCACGGCCTAGAAGGCCCTCTGCTCTATTTTTAG GTTTTATATTGGCAGCAACAGGAAAGTTGGAAGCACATCTCAAGAGTCATCAAAATGGAGTTTGA
- the LOC118041034 gene encoding uncharacterized protein, whose amino-acid sequence MLKNNVNDVAHRAWNIVRALLCARKGAVFKRRFMMDVSVVPRFLKSMGRNSPRGQLHYGEYELSFDKTPVFHVKMHRPSSMRFNIPCITSQVDFDYDSDHGEVMSENDIHQDGSVYEYYDGTRRSFLLKSGEDEEEYETCTEEKIPAEEEGIDMRAEEFIAKFRQQMRLQRQISYLQYHESTPKKGTS is encoded by the coding sequence ATGCTGAAGAACAACGTTAATGATGTCGCTCATAGAGCATGGAACATCGTGCGTGCATTGCTGTGTGCAAGAAAAGGTGCTGTTTTCAAGAGACGTTTTATGATGGATGTAAGTGTTGTGCCTAGGTTTCTTAAAAGTATGGGACGCAATTCTCCTCGCGGCCAACTACATTATGGAGAATATGAACTCTCCTTCGACAAGACCCCCGTTTTCCACGTCAAGATGCACCGCCCGTCCTCCATGAGATTCAACATACCTTGCATAACCTCACAGGTTGACTTCGACTACGATTCTGATCATGGTGAGGTGATGAGTGAAAATGATATTCATCAGGATGGATCAGTTTATGAATATTATGATGGGACGAGGAGGAGTTTCTTATTAAAAAGCGGAGAGGATGAAGAAGAGTACGAGACCTGTACTGAGGAAAAGATCCCAGCAGAGGAAGAAGGGATTGACATGAGAGCTGAGGAGTTCATAGCTAAGTTCCGTCAGCAAATGAGGCTTCAAAGGCAGATCTCGTATCTACAGTATCATGAGAGTACTCCAAAGAAAGGCACCAGTTGA